CATATATACTTAATAATAAACTTTACAGTTCTCTTAATGGTTAATCTCAAGGAAATATGAGAACATAATACATAAAATCCACCAGATGCAATGAAAGTAATAATAAAATTCACTTGATACAATTCTGCAAAAAATGCTCCCATTGCAATTAACCACAAAAGAGGACTTATTAAAATCCCATGACCAAGCTGAACGCCTCCTTTACAAATCCAAGCACTTACTGCTGGTTTTATTCCTAATAAAATACTTGTAGCAATAGCTGTAATTCCATATAACTTATATAACCAAGATACAAAAATTGCTAAAATAAAACCGGGTAACATAAACCCAAGACCCGCAAGTAATCCTCCTAAAAATCCTTTTGCTTGCGTACCTAAATGCACACATATCTCATGTGTTTCAGGACCAGGGAATGTTTGATAAACAGCAATAAGTCTATTAAAATATTGAATTGATATTAGTTTCTCTTCATATACCATTTCTTTTTCTATAAGGGCAAGTTGTGCAATTGGACCTCCCCATGCAAGTAACCCATAACGCAAAAATCGAATAAATAATTTAATATATGATTTTTCGATAAATACTTCGCCACTATGTGATACAATATTTTTCATAGGATTTTTTCACCTATTATTTTAATGATTACAATGAATACAACTCTCATCATCTTTTAACATGTCGGTCTGATCTAAAACATTTTTGATCCCATATGCCAACTCAATAACAGCCCCTTGTGCCCAAAAATGTAAAAATATCATACGCGGTTTTTCATTAATCATATGATTATGTATCGCTACTACTTGTATATTAGCATTTCTCAATGCTT
This region of Candidatus Babeliales bacterium genomic DNA includes:
- the chrA gene encoding chromate efflux transporter — encoded protein: MKNIVSHSGEVFIEKSYIKLFIRFLRYGLLAWGGPIAQLALIEKEMVYEEKLISIQYFNRLIAVYQTFPGPETHEICVHLGTQAKGFLGGLLAGLGFMLPGFILAIFVSWLYKLYGITAIATSILLGIKPAVSAWICKGGVQLGHGILISPLLWLIAMGAFFAELYQVNFIITFIASGGFYVLCSHISLRLTIKRTVKFIIKYIWIIIALVSIIVGLVFLFYFKNIPFTIISEKASIVSTFIFGFKCGSLSFGSVYTILSIIKTEAIIKNNWLTQSQFIDGLALTGILPAPFIIVTTFVGYLAYGFWGGVFATLGTFLVPTVIPIFGHKYLNRIGTSGAIRTLLDGITAGVAGLIAADMFDILKQVLINPLTISIFICSLLFIYFYKSTYAIIWIVLIGGLLGVMLS